From a region of the uncultured Draconibacterium sp. genome:
- a CDS encoding isoamylase early set domain-containing protein: MSIKKQYLKSKPECKVAFRVAKEDAPSADTIKIVGEFNGWNEEVEPMKKLKSGDFTQTLNLETGKAYQFKYLIDNSVWENESEADSTAPTGIVEGEFNSVLDLN, from the coding sequence ATGAGTATAAAAAAACAATATTTAAAAAGTAAACCTGAGTGTAAAGTAGCCTTTAGAGTCGCAAAAGAAGATGCTCCAAGTGCAGATACAATTAAAATTGTGGGTGAATTTAACGGCTGGAACGAAGAAGTTGAGCCAATGAAAAAACTGAAAAGCGGTGATTTTACACAAACGCTGAATCTGGAAACCGGTAAAGCCTACCAGTTTAAATATTTAATCGACAATTCGGTTTGGGAAAACGAAAGCGAAGCTGACAGCACTGCTCCCACCGGTATTGTTGAGGGCGAATTTAATTCGGTACTTGATTTGAATTAA
- a CDS encoding BtpA/SgcQ family protein, whose translation MEVNKTIIGMVHVGALPGTPKNHLTIPEIINAAINDAQKLEKGGVDAIMIENMHDRPYMNRKVGPEIVAVMTAIATKLRQVVSLPLGIQILAGANKEALAVAYAAGFDFIRAEGFVFGHLADEGMMNSDAAELLRYRKLIGAANIKIWTDIKKKHSSHAISADVSICDMAKAAAFFLADGVIVTGNATGEEASIKDVQAVVEVVRLPVLIGSGITEQNSAGFWPYADAFIVGSSFKYDGDWQNEVELERVQSFMCRVKHLRNNY comes from the coding sequence GTGGAAGTCAACAAAACGATAATAGGGATGGTGCATGTTGGAGCCTTACCGGGCACCCCTAAAAACCACCTTACAATACCGGAAATTATTAATGCGGCAATCAATGATGCACAGAAACTGGAGAAAGGTGGGGTGGATGCCATAATGATCGAGAACATGCACGACCGGCCTTACATGAATCGAAAAGTTGGGCCTGAAATTGTGGCGGTAATGACGGCTATTGCAACAAAACTGAGGCAAGTGGTTTCGCTGCCTTTGGGAATACAGATTTTGGCCGGAGCCAACAAAGAGGCGCTGGCCGTGGCTTATGCTGCCGGTTTTGATTTTATTCGTGCCGAAGGATTTGTGTTCGGGCATTTGGCCGATGAGGGAATGATGAACAGCGATGCCGCAGAACTTTTGCGCTACCGGAAATTAATTGGTGCCGCCAACATAAAAATATGGACCGATATTAAAAAGAAACACTCATCGCATGCCATTTCAGCCGATGTTTCGATTTGTGACATGGCCAAAGCAGCCGCGTTCTTTTTAGCCGATGGGGTTATTGTTACCGGAAATGCAACGGGCGAAGAAGCATCGATAAAGGATGTGCAGGCTGTAGTTGAGGTGGTTAGGTTGCCGGTGCTGATTGGCTCCGGAATTACGGAGCAAAATAGTGCCGGTTTCTGGCCTTATGCCGATGCTTTTATTGTGGGATCATCTTTTAAATACGACGGCGACTGGCAAAATGAAGTGGAACTGGAAAGAGTTCAGTCGTTTATGTGTCGGGTGAAGCATTTACGAAACAATTATTGA
- a CDS encoding DUF1080 domain-containing protein, whose product MKNSSLLLAMFVAFIFASCSAGKSNNTLSKQEIEDGWELLFDGKTTNNWKTFNGGAVTGWKVINGELHNSGVGADHGGDIVTKKQYTNFELFLEWKVSPESNSGIFYHVQEGLTNAIYESGPEYQLIDDEGWPDNLEAWQHSGANYGMNAPKNAKVKPIEEWNTTRIIVNGPHVEHWLNGTKVVEYELWSDQWLQNKAAGKWADAPNYGMAKSGHIGLQDHGGLTMFRNIKIREL is encoded by the coding sequence ATGAAAAATAGTTCCCTTTTGCTCGCAATGTTTGTCGCATTTATTTTTGCGTCCTGTTCGGCGGGAAAAAGCAATAACACCTTATCGAAACAAGAAATTGAAGACGGCTGGGAATTACTGTTCGACGGTAAAACCACCAACAACTGGAAAACTTTTAACGGAGGTGCAGTTACCGGATGGAAGGTAATTAACGGCGAATTGCACAATTCAGGCGTCGGGGCGGACCATGGCGGCGACATTGTAACTAAAAAACAATACACCAATTTTGAATTGTTCCTGGAGTGGAAAGTGTCACCAGAAAGCAACTCTGGTATTTTTTACCATGTTCAGGAAGGTCTTACTAATGCCATTTATGAATCGGGACCGGAATACCAGTTGATAGACGACGAAGGGTGGCCTGATAACCTGGAAGCCTGGCAGCATTCAGGCGCCAATTACGGAATGAATGCACCTAAAAATGCAAAAGTAAAACCGATTGAAGAATGGAACACCACCCGAATAATTGTTAACGGCCCCCACGTTGAGCACTGGCTAAACGGCACCAAAGTCGTGGAATATGAGTTATGGAGCGATCAATGGCTGCAAAATAAAGCAGCTGGTAAATGGGCAGACGCACCGAACTACGGCATGGCAAAATCGGGGCATATCGGTTTGCAGGATCATGGCGGGTTAACAATGTTCCGGAATATTAAAATCAGGGAATTGTAA
- a CDS encoding CPBP family intramembrane glutamic endopeptidase — protein MEFTAFRDLKPFSQLFFAAFVVVASILIFFVVSLVVAIPVWGFDTVLHLPAINSETPQNIINLYKFIQVVQAIGFFIVPPFILGYLFHGKSNEYLYLDKTFNSQSVILVVVMMFFASPLINLIGELNSNMSFPEWLSGVEDWMRNAEENAAEITEAFLNVKTIGGLAFNVFMVALLPAVGEELLFRGVIQKIFSKMTRSHHWGIWISAILFSALHMQFYGFVPRVLLGALFGYLLVWSGSMWLPIIAHFLNNAIAVIAMYLINNGLMNPHYEEIGSTSDSYYMAGISLALTLVFLLMYKRHNAGKEIPV, from the coding sequence ATGGAATTTACTGCATTTAGAGATCTAAAACCTTTCTCGCAATTATTTTTTGCTGCATTTGTTGTGGTGGCCAGCATTTTAATATTCTTTGTCGTGTCGCTTGTTGTGGCCATTCCAGTTTGGGGCTTCGATACTGTTTTGCACCTTCCGGCCATAAATTCAGAAACGCCACAAAATATTATTAACCTCTATAAATTCATCCAAGTTGTTCAGGCGATCGGCTTTTTTATCGTTCCTCCATTTATTTTAGGCTACCTGTTTCACGGGAAATCAAATGAATACCTTTATCTCGATAAAACCTTCAATTCGCAAAGTGTAATTCTGGTTGTTGTAATGATGTTTTTTGCCTCTCCGCTTATCAACCTGATCGGAGAACTGAACAGCAACATGAGTTTTCCTGAGTGGTTATCGGGAGTGGAAGATTGGATGCGCAATGCAGAAGAAAATGCCGCCGAAATTACCGAAGCCTTTTTGAATGTAAAAACCATTGGCGGACTTGCGTTTAATGTATTTATGGTTGCATTGCTACCTGCAGTTGGCGAAGAGCTTTTGTTCCGTGGAGTTATTCAGAAGATTTTTAGCAAAATGACACGCAGTCACCATTGGGGAATCTGGATTTCGGCGATACTTTTCAGTGCTTTGCACATGCAGTTTTATGGTTTTGTTCCGCGTGTTTTGCTTGGCGCCCTGTTTGGTTATCTGCTGGTTTGGAGCGGCTCAATGTGGTTACCCATTATCGCCCATTTTCTAAATAATGCCATTGCTGTAATTGCCATGTATCTTATAAACAACGGCTTAATGAACCCACATTACGAAGAAATTGGCTCAACATCTGACAGTTATTATATGGCCGGAATAAGCCTGGCACTTACATTGGTCTTCCTTCTGATGTATAAGCGACATAATGCGGGGAAAGAAATACCTGTATAA